One Halobaculum roseum DNA segment encodes these proteins:
- a CDS encoding DUF7508 domain-containing protein → MSLRKPWRDLDRSAAAAAPDRFGVYELGDDDGEPVGYGVGVLRDEVKEALGYGDAAKVRWLVAESREHAERLADDRF, encoded by the coding sequence GGAAACCGTGGCGGGATCTGGACCGATCGGCGGCCGCGGCCGCGCCGGACCGCTTCGGCGTCTACGAGCTGGGCGACGACGACGGGGAGCCGGTCGGGTACGGGGTCGGCGTCCTCCGCGACGAAGTGAAGGAGGCGCTGGGCTATGGCGACGCCGCGAAGGTGCGCTGGCTCGTCGCGGAGTCGCGCGAGCACGCCGAGCGGCTCGCTGACGACCGGTTCTGA
- a CDS encoding DUF7128 family protein: MVTATERDDMTWYQCDACGLLFDDPDDAEQHEEHCDAEDPSYLQ; the protein is encoded by the coding sequence ATGGTCACGGCAACGGAGCGTGACGACATGACCTGGTACCAGTGTGACGCCTGCGGCCTGCTGTTCGACGACCCCGACGACGCCGAACAGCACGAGGAACACTGCGACGCGGAGGACCCCTCGTACCTCCAGTAA
- a CDS encoding S1C family serine protease, producing MPTRRDVLAGLASAGAVGAAGCVQVGSSDAAPRATDTNGTAGADADGNGAASAGTETDVYRSTIESVVGILNYGPSGPQGSGSGFVAGDGYVVTNQHVVAGASEVKLRFQGNTWRDAEIVGTDAYSDLAVLRAEDRPESATPLSWVDTDPEPPVGTPVMAIGSPYGFSGSASTGIISGVDRVLSAPNNFTVADSVQTDAALNPGNSGGPLVTDDGDVAAVAARGGGDNIGFGVSAELSKRVVPELAESGEYDHPYMGVRLIEVSPVIAEAYDIDDVGGVLIVEVVEDGPAAGTLRGTEGSTSVDGVSVPTGGDVVVGIGGTDVEVQADLSNYLALEASPGESVEFTVLRDGSETTVSFELGERPDPGV from the coding sequence ATGCCAACACGACGCGACGTTTTGGCGGGGCTCGCGAGCGCGGGCGCCGTCGGCGCCGCCGGCTGCGTGCAGGTGGGCTCCTCCGACGCCGCGCCGCGGGCGACCGACACGAACGGGACGGCGGGCGCCGACGCCGACGGAAACGGCGCCGCGTCGGCGGGGACAGAGACCGACGTGTACCGGTCGACCATCGAGTCGGTCGTCGGGATCCTCAACTACGGCCCGAGCGGCCCCCAGGGGAGCGGCTCCGGCTTCGTCGCGGGCGACGGCTACGTCGTCACGAACCAGCACGTCGTCGCCGGCGCGAGCGAGGTGAAGCTCCGGTTCCAGGGGAACACGTGGCGCGACGCCGAGATCGTCGGCACCGACGCCTACTCGGATCTCGCGGTGTTGCGCGCCGAGGACCGCCCCGAGTCGGCGACGCCGCTGTCGTGGGTCGACACCGACCCCGAGCCGCCGGTCGGAACGCCCGTCATGGCGATCGGCTCGCCGTACGGCTTCAGCGGCTCCGCCTCCACAGGGATCATCTCCGGCGTCGACCGAGTGCTGTCGGCGCCGAACAACTTCACCGTCGCCGACTCGGTGCAGACCGACGCGGCGCTCAATCCCGGCAACTCCGGCGGGCCGCTGGTCACCGACGACGGGGACGTCGCGGCGGTCGCCGCCCGCGGCGGCGGCGACAACATCGGCTTCGGCGTCTCCGCGGAGCTGTCGAAGCGCGTCGTCCCCGAACTCGCCGAGAGCGGGGAGTACGACCACCCCTACATGGGGGTGCGCCTGATCGAGGTGAGTCCGGTCATCGCCGAAGCGTACGATATCGACGACGTGGGCGGCGTGCTCATCGTCGAGGTCGTCGAGGACGGGCCCGCCGCCGGCACCCTCCGGGGGACGGAGGGATCGACCTCCGTCGACGGCGTCAGCGTGCCCACCGGCGGCGACGTGGTCGTCGGGATCGGCGGCACCGACGTGGAGGTGCAAGCGGACCTCTCGAACTACCTCGCGTTGGAAGCCTCCCCCGGCGAGTCGGTGGAGTTCACCGTGCTTCGCGACGGGTCCGAAACGACCGTCTCGTTCGAACTCGGGGAGCGTCCCGACCCCGGCGTCTGA
- a CDS encoding methyl-accepting chemotaxis protein has product MSRIPDVLRRTYLRKFTALTLATLLIVTGAGVVLQGQVAAQLTDRTHDDLTANAETTASEVSIWIDNNERTVRLVSQQLKADAGDADAVKTTIELEHRKLPDSVAALHYVNKDSMRVERSTSDDAVGSSLDHIRWESGASDLAAIPPTGSVLSKTYEHEGAHRIAFASWVPGTANAVVMTVDASAVAGGTTVESDGSLRVVDSEDAAIHLASDPAALTGTFAGGVDSHAITEGAETAGAHDMAESGTVMAYAPVEGTDWVVVRSVPQSVAYGLVTQVQTALGSVIGLAALGFLLIGVTMGRSTSRTLRDLAARAEALAAGDTDAAGGDADDRIDEVGAVQGSFEEVRRYLATATAQATVVADGEFDAPVLDRDVPGDLGDALAEMREDLRSLIAEMRATNEALADAAESYGETMERAAEGDLTARMDADVDDESMARIATEFNEMMDELSATVGEVDRVAAAVASASAEADAGVAEAERAAGEVADSTDEIAAGVDEQVSHLQEVTGEMSDLSAAVEEVAATADQVADVSEEAAERGERGAALADDAVAEMEAIEDQTETTAEVVRGLESEVTAIGDIVDLIDDIAEQTNTLALNASIEAARAGAEGDGFAVVAEEVKTLATETREATGRIADRIEAVQSSTADAVDDIEETTERVEEGAETIEAGLGALGDVVEAVEEANDGVQSISTAADDQAASAEEVVAMADEVASVSEEAAAEAESVSAAAAEQSASLNQVSGEVERLAERAADLRELAGSFETAAEDTAEGGAAPPTAEDAVDDPDGVEFDEGSAVADGGETNGKERDANGTSGETNGTSGETNGTSGDANGTSGDANGTDPDGR; this is encoded by the coding sequence ATGAGCCGTATTCCAGACGTCCTCAGACGGACGTACCTCCGGAAGTTCACGGCGCTCACGCTGGCGACGCTGTTGATCGTCACGGGCGCCGGGGTCGTTCTCCAGGGACAGGTCGCCGCACAGTTGACGGATCGAACCCACGACGACCTGACCGCGAACGCCGAGACGACCGCCAGCGAGGTGTCGATCTGGATCGACAACAACGAGCGGACCGTCCGGCTCGTCTCCCAGCAGCTGAAGGCCGACGCCGGCGACGCCGACGCGGTCAAGACGACGATCGAGCTCGAACACCGGAAGCTCCCGGACTCGGTCGCCGCCCTCCACTACGTGAACAAGGACTCGATGCGCGTCGAGCGGAGCACGAGCGACGACGCCGTCGGGTCCTCGCTGGACCACATCCGGTGGGAGTCCGGCGCGAGCGACCTCGCCGCGATCCCGCCGACGGGCTCCGTGCTCTCGAAGACCTACGAGCACGAAGGGGCCCACCGGATCGCGTTCGCGAGCTGGGTTCCCGGCACCGCGAACGCGGTCGTGATGACCGTCGACGCGAGCGCGGTCGCCGGCGGGACGACGGTCGAGTCGGACGGGAGCCTCCGCGTCGTCGACAGCGAGGACGCCGCGATCCACCTCGCCTCCGATCCCGCGGCGTTGACCGGGACGTTCGCCGGCGGCGTCGACTCCCACGCGATCACCGAGGGGGCCGAGACCGCCGGCGCCCACGACATGGCCGAGTCGGGCACCGTGATGGCGTACGCGCCCGTCGAGGGGACCGACTGGGTCGTCGTCAGGTCGGTGCCGCAGTCGGTCGCCTACGGGCTCGTGACGCAGGTGCAGACGGCGCTGGGATCCGTCATCGGCCTCGCCGCGCTCGGCTTCCTGCTCATCGGCGTGACGATGGGCCGGTCGACCTCGCGGACGCTGCGCGATCTCGCGGCCCGGGCGGAGGCGCTGGCTGCCGGCGACACCGACGCGGCCGGCGGCGACGCGGATGACCGGATCGACGAGGTCGGCGCGGTCCAGGGATCCTTCGAGGAGGTCCGCCGCTACCTCGCGACCGCGACCGCGCAGGCGACCGTCGTCGCCGACGGCGAGTTCGACGCCCCGGTGCTCGACCGTGACGTGCCGGGCGACCTCGGCGACGCGCTCGCGGAGATGCGCGAGGACCTCCGGTCGCTGATCGCGGAGATGCGGGCGACGAACGAGGCGCTCGCCGACGCCGCCGAGTCGTACGGCGAGACCATGGAGCGGGCCGCCGAGGGCGACCTCACCGCCCGGATGGACGCCGATGTCGACGACGAGTCGATGGCCCGGATCGCGACGGAGTTCAACGAGATGATGGACGAGCTGTCGGCGACCGTCGGCGAGGTCGACCGCGTCGCCGCCGCGGTCGCGAGCGCGAGCGCGGAGGCCGACGCCGGCGTCGCCGAGGCCGAGCGCGCGGCCGGCGAGGTCGCCGACTCGACCGACGAGATCGCCGCGGGCGTCGACGAGCAGGTGAGCCACCTCCAGGAGGTGACCGGCGAGATGTCCGACCTCTCGGCGGCCGTCGAGGAGGTCGCAGCCACCGCCGACCAGGTCGCGGACGTGAGCGAGGAGGCCGCCGAACGCGGCGAGCGCGGCGCCGCGCTCGCGGACGACGCCGTCGCGGAGATGGAAGCCATCGAGGATCAGACCGAGACGACCGCCGAGGTCGTCCGCGGCCTCGAATCCGAGGTGACCGCGATCGGCGACATCGTGGACCTGATCGACGACATCGCCGAGCAGACGAACACGCTGGCGCTGAACGCCTCCATCGAGGCCGCCCGTGCCGGCGCGGAGGGCGACGGCTTCGCCGTCGTCGCCGAGGAGGTCAAGACGCTCGCCACCGAGACGCGAGAGGCAACCGGCCGGATCGCCGACCGGATCGAGGCGGTACAGTCGTCGACCGCGGACGCCGTGGACGACATCGAGGAGACCACCGAGCGCGTCGAGGAGGGCGCCGAGACGATCGAGGCCGGCCTTGGCGCGCTGGGCGACGTGGTCGAGGCCGTCGAGGAGGCCAACGACGGCGTCCAGTCGATCTCCACGGCCGCCGACGACCAGGCCGCCAGCGCCGAGGAGGTCGTCGCCATGGCCGACGAGGTCGCGAGCGTGAGCGAGGAGGCGGCCGCGGAGGCCGAGAGCGTGTCGGCGGCGGCCGCCGAGCAGTCCGCGTCGCTGAACCAGGTGAGCGGCGAGGTCGAGCGCCTTGCCGAGCGGGCGGCCGACCTGCGGGAGCTGGCCGGGAGCTTCGAGACCGCCGCCGAGGACACGGCCGAGGGCGGCGCGGCGCCCCCTACGGCCGAGGACGCGGTCGACGACCCCGACGGCGTCGAGTTCGACGAGGGATCGGCGGTCGCGGACGGTGGCGAGACGAACGGGAAGGAGCGCGACGCGAACGGGACGAGCGGCGAGACGAACGGAACGAGCGGCGAGACGAACGGAACGAGCGGCGACGCGAACGGGACGAGCGGCGACGCGAACGGGACGGACCCCGACGGACGATAG
- a CDS encoding acyl-CoA thioesterase, with amino-acid sequence MTELLLPNDTNNLGRALGGAVLHWMDICGAIAAMRFSRRQCVTASMDHVDFIAPIDLGEVAVLEAYVFNTGRTSVDVKVDVRAENPRTGEERRTTTSFLTFVALDEEGSPTPVPDLDCPTPEEAALRAEATEERRAQLADVSERLG; translated from the coding sequence ATGACGGAGCTGCTGCTCCCCAACGACACCAACAACCTCGGGCGGGCGCTCGGGGGCGCGGTGCTGCACTGGATGGACATCTGCGGCGCCATCGCGGCGATGCGCTTCTCGCGGCGCCAGTGCGTGACGGCCTCGATGGACCATGTCGACTTCATCGCGCCCATCGATCTCGGCGAGGTGGCGGTGCTGGAGGCGTACGTGTTCAACACCGGCCGCACCAGCGTCGACGTGAAGGTCGACGTGCGCGCCGAGAACCCCCGAACGGGCGAGGAGCGGCGGACGACCACCTCGTTTCTGACCTTCGTCGCGCTCGACGAGGAGGGCTCGCCGACGCCCGTCCCGGACCTCGACTGCCCGACGCCCGAGGAGGCGGCGCTGCGCGCGGAGGCGACCGAGGAACGGCGGGCACAGTTGGCCGACGTGAGCGAACGGCTCGGCTGA
- a CDS encoding bifunctional nuclease family protein codes for MDHEAEVAGIGVGAGPGGEEVPAVVLRARGEYLPIFVTPDQARSIRGALAGDQFDRPLTHDLLVEMVTEFGGAVDSVRIDDIVEGTFYGKLTAERYVDGEPDRFVFDARPSDAIAIAARLECPIRVSDEVVDAAGQPPESVDVDDDGDPDDDDHRPHGTDPDDRDAGRSESDADDDFRYR; via the coding sequence ATGGACCACGAGGCCGAGGTCGCCGGCATCGGCGTGGGGGCGGGGCCGGGCGGCGAGGAGGTGCCCGCGGTCGTGCTCCGGGCGCGCGGGGAGTACCTCCCGATCTTCGTGACACCGGACCAGGCGCGCTCCATCCGCGGCGCGCTCGCGGGCGACCAGTTCGACCGCCCGCTCACCCACGACCTGCTCGTCGAGATGGTGACGGAGTTCGGCGGCGCCGTCGACTCCGTCCGGATCGACGACATCGTCGAGGGAACCTTCTACGGCAAGCTCACAGCCGAACGCTACGTCGACGGCGAGCCCGACCGGTTCGTGTTCGACGCGCGTCCGAGCGACGCCATCGCCATCGCCGCGCGCCTCGAGTGCCCGATCCGCGTCAGCGACGAGGTGGTCGACGCCGCCGGACAGCCGCCGGAGTCGGTCGATGTCGACGACGACGGCGACCCCGACGACGACGACCACCGACCGCACGGTACCGACCCCGACGACCGCGATGCGGGGCGCTCGGAGTCGGACGCGGACGACGACTTCCGCTACCGCTGA
- a CDS encoding TraB/GumN family protein, translated as MSRDPDAADIPASDAAGDRTSDAGGAPASAPQAADAPARAGGPNPSNERGEGSVRVVGTAHVSEASVREVEETVAEERPDIVAVELDEGRYRQMKGETPDDLDPGDLLKGNTVFQFLAYWMLSYVQTRLGDRFDIEPGAELLAAVETAEDLGISVALVDRDIQTTIQRFWARLSPIEKLRMVGALAFGVTDPRVAGITFGLLVGVLLGPAIGLFGGAVGITDAVLTRVGVGALAGLVAGYLGYRAASLSLGGGADADSPADGDAPGGVTTLGFAAVVAVAVAGAVTVTGAGVDAVAGLLSGTIVRAVGSLGLGLLAGVGVGAVVAVAIGALGLAPAGDADELDDFDPHELTDTDVVTAMMEEFREFSPGGAEALIDERDAYIAHQLVGLRNEGYDVVAVVGAGHREGIESYLAEPESLPPMEGLVGAAKSGGIPWGKIAAFAISAAFIGFFVLLAMAGVRNEQLLTLFAAWFLINGVFAAGLAKLAGARWRSAGVGGAVAWMTSVNPLLAPGWFTGYMELRHLTVNVADIGTLNELLSDESRPIRAVFSDMLDVPLFRLIVVVAATNVGSVIASLLFAAYVVPVFAGSLDASITDLMIRGARESARILWGAVA; from the coding sequence GTGAGCCGCGACCCCGACGCCGCGGACATCCCCGCCTCCGACGCGGCCGGCGACCGCACGTCCGACGCGGGCGGTGCCCCCGCGTCCGCCCCGCAGGCCGCCGACGCCCCCGCCCGCGCCGGCGGGCCGAACCCCTCCAACGAGCGCGGCGAGGGGAGCGTCCGCGTCGTCGGCACGGCCCACGTCTCGGAGGCGTCCGTCCGCGAGGTCGAGGAGACCGTCGCCGAGGAGCGCCCGGACATCGTCGCCGTCGAGCTGGACGAGGGGCGGTACCGCCAGATGAAGGGGGAGACGCCCGACGACCTCGACCCGGGCGACCTCCTCAAGGGGAACACCGTCTTCCAGTTCCTCGCGTACTGGATGCTCTCGTACGTCCAGACGCGGCTGGGCGACCGCTTCGACATCGAACCCGGAGCCGAACTGCTGGCGGCCGTCGAGACCGCCGAGGACTTGGGGATCTCCGTCGCGCTCGTCGACCGCGACATCCAGACGACGATCCAGCGTTTCTGGGCCCGGCTCTCGCCCATCGAGAAGCTGCGGATGGTCGGCGCGCTCGCGTTCGGCGTCACCGACCCCCGCGTCGCCGGGATCACCTTCGGCCTGCTCGTCGGCGTCCTGCTCGGCCCGGCGATCGGGCTGTTCGGCGGCGCCGTCGGGATCACCGACGCCGTCCTCACGCGCGTCGGCGTCGGCGCGCTCGCGGGGCTCGTCGCCGGCTACCTCGGCTACCGCGCCGCGTCGCTGTCGCTGGGCGGCGGCGCCGACGCGGATTCCCCGGCCGATGGTGACGCCCCGGGCGGCGTCACGACGCTCGGGTTCGCCGCGGTCGTCGCCGTCGCGGTTGCCGGCGCGGTGACCGTCACCGGCGCCGGCGTCGACGCGGTCGCCGGGCTGCTCTCGGGCACCATCGTGCGTGCGGTCGGGAGCCTCGGACTGGGCCTCCTCGCGGGCGTGGGCGTCGGCGCCGTGGTCGCCGTCGCGATCGGCGCGCTCGGACTCGCGCCCGCCGGCGACGCGGACGAGCTCGACGACTTCGACCCCCACGAGCTGACCGACACCGACGTCGTGACGGCGATGATGGAGGAGTTCCGGGAGTTCTCCCCGGGCGGCGCGGAGGCGCTCATCGACGAGCGCGACGCCTACATCGCCCACCAGCTCGTCGGGCTCCGCAACGAGGGGTACGACGTGGTCGCGGTCGTCGGCGCGGGCCACCGCGAGGGCATCGAGTCGTACCTCGCGGAGCCCGAGTCGCTCCCGCCGATGGAGGGGCTCGTCGGGGCGGCGAAGTCGGGCGGGATCCCGTGGGGCAAGATCGCCGCGTTCGCCATCTCCGCGGCGTTCATCGGCTTCTTCGTGCTGCTGGCGATGGCGGGCGTGCGCAACGAACAGCTGCTCACGCTGTTTGCCGCGTGGTTCCTGATCAACGGCGTCTTCGCGGCCGGGCTGGCGAAGCTCGCGGGCGCGCGCTGGCGGTCGGCGGGCGTCGGCGGCGCCGTCGCGTGGATGACCTCGGTGAACCCGCTGCTGGCGCCGGGGTGGTTCACGGGCTACATGGAGCTTCGCCACCTCACGGTGAACGTCGCGGACATCGGCACGCTGAACGAACTGCTGTCGGACGAGTCGCGGCCGATCCGCGCCGTCTTCTCCGACATGCTCGACGTGCCGCTGTTCCGGCTGATCGTCGTCGTCGCGGCGACGAACGTCGGGAGCGTCATCGCGTCGCTGCTGTTCGCCGCGTACGTCGTCCCCGTGTTCGCCGGGTCGCTCGACGCGAGCATCACCGACCTCATGATCCGGGGCGCACGCGAGTCCGCGCGGATCCTCTGGGGGGCCGTCGCGTGA
- a CDS encoding metalloprotease, whose product MVAGLSFSGRELRDLLLAWIALSVAFAVFFAGGGTVVINTLASGALGSLGGLFVVSLVTAGVAFLLHELGHKVTAVRYGQQAAFRADYGMLFLAVVAATAGFLFAAPGAVHHVGRITKRQNGLIALAGPVVNLVLAVVFAPLLVIGVAGFSGLALTVGTYGVAVNLLLAAFNLIPFGPLDGATVRAWSTPVWLATFVSSAALAVGFALFVLF is encoded by the coding sequence GTGGTCGCGGGACTGTCCTTCTCCGGTCGCGAGCTTCGCGACCTCCTGCTCGCGTGGATCGCGCTGTCGGTCGCGTTCGCGGTGTTCTTCGCCGGCGGCGGCACCGTCGTGATCAACACGCTCGCTTCGGGCGCGCTCGGCTCGCTGGGCGGTCTGTTCGTCGTGAGCCTCGTCACCGCCGGCGTCGCGTTCCTGCTGCACGAACTGGGACACAAGGTCACGGCGGTGCGGTACGGACAGCAGGCGGCCTTCCGCGCGGACTACGGGATGCTGTTCCTCGCGGTCGTCGCCGCGACCGCGGGCTTCCTGTTCGCCGCGCCGGGCGCGGTCCACCACGTCGGCCGGATCACCAAGCGCCAGAACGGGCTCATCGCGCTGGCCGGCCCGGTCGTCAACCTCGTGCTCGCGGTCGTGTTCGCGCCGCTGCTGGTGATCGGGGTCGCGGGATTCTCCGGGCTCGCGTTGACTGTCGGAACCTACGGCGTCGCCGTGAACCTCCTGCTCGCGGCGTTCAACCTCATCCCGTTCGGCCCGCTCGACGGCGCGACCGTCCGGGCGTGGTCGACGCCCGTGTGGCTCGCGACGTTCGTTTCCAGCGCCGCCCTCGCCGTCGGGTTCGCGCTGTTCGTGCTGTTCTGA
- a CDS encoding NAD-dependent succinate-semialdehyde dehydrogenase, which produces MESVNPATGDVIATYDGHDRAAVESALSDAAERFESWAARPIQERCRLLERTADLLRERVDEYAELMTREMGKPVDQARAEVEKCAWVCDYYAERAPEQLADEVIGTEADARTLVSYEPLGPVLAVMPWNFPLWQVFRFAAPNLVAGNVGLLKHASNVPGCALAIEEVLHDAGVPEGAFTTLLIGSDRVDDVIADGRVRAVTLTGSEPAGRAVAETAGRELKKTVLELGGSDPFVVLDDAPIAETAEKAAYARTQNNGQSCIAAKRFVVHTDAYDEFVGAFASELDALTVGDPTDEDTDVGPQAREDLMRELHDQVERTVEAGATLSLGGEPLDREGPYYPPTLLTDVPVDSPAATEETFGPVAAVFEVADEAEALALANDTSFGLGASVWTDDLDRGERFARRFDAGCCFVNEYVKSDPRVPFGGVKNSGYGRELSRHGIREFVNRNTIWVQHGLAADGDDDGPATDRGDGS; this is translated from the coding sequence ATGGAGAGTGTCAACCCCGCGACGGGAGACGTGATCGCGACGTACGACGGCCACGACAGGGCGGCGGTCGAGTCGGCGCTCTCGGACGCCGCCGAACGGTTCGAGTCGTGGGCCGCGCGGCCGATCCAGGAACGGTGTCGGCTGCTCGAACGCACGGCCGACCTCCTGCGCGAGCGGGTCGACGAGTACGCCGAGCTGATGACCCGCGAGATGGGCAAGCCGGTCGACCAGGCCCGCGCGGAGGTCGAGAAGTGCGCGTGGGTGTGCGACTACTACGCCGAGCGCGCGCCCGAACAGCTCGCGGACGAGGTGATCGGCACCGAGGCCGACGCCCGGACGCTGGTGAGCTACGAGCCCCTCGGGCCGGTGCTGGCGGTGATGCCGTGGAACTTCCCGTTGTGGCAGGTGTTCCGCTTCGCCGCGCCGAACCTCGTGGCCGGCAACGTCGGCCTGCTGAAACACGCGTCGAACGTCCCCGGCTGCGCGCTCGCGATCGAGGAGGTGTTGCACGACGCCGGCGTCCCCGAGGGCGCGTTCACCACGCTGCTGATCGGCTCGGACCGCGTCGACGACGTGATCGCCGACGGCCGCGTCCGCGCCGTCACGCTCACCGGGAGCGAGCCCGCGGGCCGGGCGGTCGCCGAGACGGCGGGCCGGGAGCTGAAGAAGACGGTGCTGGAGCTCGGGGGGTCGGACCCGTTCGTCGTCCTCGACGACGCGCCGATAGCCGAAACCGCCGAGAAGGCGGCGTACGCGCGCACCCAGAACAACGGCCAGTCGTGCATCGCCGCCAAGCGGTTCGTCGTCCACACGGACGCCTACGACGAGTTCGTCGGCGCGTTCGCGTCGGAGCTGGACGCGCTGACCGTCGGCGACCCGACGGACGAGGACACCGACGTGGGGCCGCAGGCGCGCGAGGACCTCATGCGCGAGCTTCACGACCAGGTCGAGCGGACCGTCGAGGCGGGAGCGACGCTGTCGCTCGGGGGCGAACCGCTCGACCGCGAGGGGCCGTACTACCCGCCGACGCTGCTCACCGACGTGCCCGTGGACAGCCCGGCCGCCACCGAGGAGACGTTCGGCCCGGTCGCGGCCGTGTTCGAGGTCGCCGACGAGGCCGAGGCGCTCGCGCTCGCGAACGACACGAGCTTCGGGCTCGGCGCGAGCGTCTGGACGGACGACCTCGACCGGGGCGAGCGGTTCGCCCGCCGATTCGACGCCGGCTGCTGTTTCGTCAACGAGTACGTGAAGTCCGACCCCCGGGTGCCCTTCGGCGGCGTGAAGAACTCGGGGTACGGGCGCGAGCTGTCGCGTCACGGCATCCGCGAGTTCGTGAACCGCAATACGATCTGGGTCCAACACGGGCTCGCCGCCGACGGCGACGATGACGGGCCGGCGACCGACCGCGGGGACGGGTCGTGA
- a CDS encoding acetolactate synthase large subunit, producing the protein MSRRVSDLVVDSLAAEGVEYVFGLPGEELEDLLFSLRDSDVRFVPVRHEQGAAFMADVHGRLTGDAGVCLATLGPGATNLITGVADAHLDKAPLVAITGQGSRERLNKESHQKLDVVHAFEPVVKWNAQLSDPEGVAESVRKAFKIAEYEKPGATHLELPEDVASEPTDDEPLPVRPRVARPAPNDDALAAAAGAIADADRPLVLAGNGAVRADAASALAAFVEATGIPVVSTYMGKGALSDRDERSLMTLDSGPAGEAGGAVAAADCVLAVGYDIAEHDPAGWNPDRDKTVVHLDSEPAEVYAHYNPTVEVVADPSIGLDRLAAAVDRRWDAWCVDAHERVYDHATARPDPGDPVTVGGVLPLLREAMADADVLISDVGSHKMAIARRFPVYEPGRCVISNGLASMGIAVPGGVAADLAVDANVVVATGDGGFLMNAAELETAKRLDCSFTTVVFRDDDYGLISEKQAEHRGESFGTELGNPDLVAFAESFGVDARRAASVEEVEAAFAETVDGDDLSLIDVPIAR; encoded by the coding sequence GTGAGCCGTCGCGTCTCCGACCTCGTCGTCGACAGCCTCGCCGCCGAGGGCGTCGAGTACGTGTTCGGCCTGCCGGGCGAGGAACTGGAGGACCTCCTCTTCTCGCTGCGCGACAGCGACGTGCGGTTCGTCCCCGTGCGCCACGAGCAGGGGGCGGCGTTCATGGCCGACGTTCACGGCCGGCTCACCGGCGACGCGGGCGTCTGTCTCGCGACGCTCGGGCCGGGCGCGACGAACCTGATCACCGGCGTCGCCGACGCCCACCTCGACAAGGCCCCGCTGGTCGCGATCACGGGACAGGGGAGTCGCGAGCGCCTCAACAAGGAGAGCCACCAGAAGCTCGACGTCGTCCACGCGTTCGAGCCGGTGGTGAAGTGGAACGCCCAGCTGTCGGACCCGGAGGGCGTCGCCGAGTCGGTACGCAAGGCGTTCAAGATCGCCGAGTACGAGAAGCCCGGCGCGACCCACCTCGAACTCCCCGAGGACGTCGCGAGCGAGCCGACCGACGACGAGCCGCTGCCGGTGCGTCCGCGGGTCGCCCGCCCCGCCCCGAACGACGACGCGCTCGCGGCCGCCGCCGGAGCGATCGCGGACGCCGACCGGCCGCTCGTGCTCGCGGGCAACGGCGCGGTGCGGGCCGACGCCGCGAGCGCGCTCGCCGCGTTCGTCGAGGCGACCGGGATCCCCGTCGTCTCGACGTACATGGGGAAGGGCGCGCTGTCGGACCGCGACGAGCGGTCGCTGATGACCCTCGACTCCGGACCCGCGGGGGAGGCCGGCGGGGCGGTCGCGGCCGCCGACTGCGTGCTCGCGGTCGGCTACGACATCGCCGAGCACGACCCCGCGGGCTGGAACCCGGACCGCGACAAGACGGTCGTCCACCTCGACAGCGAGCCGGCGGAGGTGTACGCTCACTACAACCCGACGGTGGAGGTGGTCGCCGATCCCTCGATCGGGCTCGACCGCCTCGCGGCGGCCGTCGACCGGCGGTGGGACGCGTGGTGCGTCGACGCCCACGAGCGGGTGTACGACCACGCGACCGCCCGCCCCGACCCCGGCGACCCCGTGACGGTCGGGGGCGTGCTCCCCCTGCTGCGTGAGGCCATGGCCGACGCCGACGTGCTCATCTCCGATGTCGGGAGCCACAAGATGGCGATCGCCCGGCGGTTCCCCGTGTACGAGCCGGGCCGGTGTGTGATCTCGAACGGCCTCGCGAGCATGGGGATCGCGGTTCCGGGGGGCGTCGCGGCCGACCTCGCGGTCGACGCGAACGTCGTCGTCGCGACCGGCGACGGCGGGTTCCTGATGAACGCCGCCGAGCTGGAGACCGCGAAGCGGCTCGACTGCTCGTTCACGACCGTCGTGTTCCGCGACGACGACTACGGCCTCATCTCCGAGAAGCAGGCCGAGCACCGCGGGGAGTCGTTCGGCACCGAGTTGGGGAACCCCGACCTCGTCGCGTTCGCCGAGAGCTTCGGCGTCGACGCCCGCCGGGCCGCGTCCGTCGAGGAGGTGGAGGCGGCGTTCGCCGAGACCGTCGACGGCGACGACCTCTCGCTGATCGACGTGCCGATCGCCCGGTGA